A part of Haladaptatus caseinilyticus genomic DNA contains:
- a CDS encoding dihydrofolate reductase family protein, with amino-acid sequence MANLIYVINTSLDGYIADENGDFDWTEPSEDAHAFFNDFQRSVGTSLIGRRMYETMRVWDTFNLDDLSEVEREFAQAWRDTSKVVYSTTLDTVPEPRTRLEQTFDPEVVQAMKDQADRDLSIGGPGLASEAIRAGLVDRYILRLVPTIVGGGTRSLPDATRADLALNTTRRFDDGSVLVDYSLR; translated from the coding sequence ATGGCCAACCTCATCTACGTTATCAACACATCACTCGACGGCTACATCGCCGACGAGAACGGCGACTTCGACTGGACAGAGCCATCTGAGGACGCGCATGCCTTCTTCAACGATTTCCAACGATCGGTCGGTACCTCCCTTATCGGCCGTCGCATGTATGAAACGATGCGGGTGTGGGACACCTTTAACCTCGACGACCTCTCCGAGGTAGAACGCGAGTTCGCCCAGGCGTGGCGGGATACCAGCAAGGTTGTCTATTCAACCACCCTGGACACTGTGCCGGAACCACGGACCCGTCTGGAGCAAACGTTCGACCCCGAAGTGGTACAGGCCATGAAAGACCAAGCCGACCGCGACCTGTCCATCGGTGGTCCCGGTCTCGCTTCCGAGGCCATCCGCGCAGGTCTGGTCGACCGGTATATACTGCGCTTGGTCCCGACGATCGTCGGAGGGGGAACCCGATCCCTCCCCGACGCAACGCGGGCCGACCTCGCTCTCAACACGACACGTCGTTTCGACGACGGCTCCGTCCTCGTCGATTACAGCCTCCGATAA